A region from the Aegilops tauschii subsp. strangulata cultivar AL8/78 chromosome 5, Aet v6.0, whole genome shotgun sequence genome encodes:
- the LOC109760728 gene encoding beta-1,2-xylosyltransferase XYXT1, whose translation MAADLPSSSSSSGVARALAHHHQAVLGFLLGLFVSLVLYTTVSGQFRSTSTIVVLQSTQAERTGQISMTSPPPVSSASSPPNNSTQVHDHIENGQTGEVIKTTGKEDLEDKNVAHATDVNNKTGNAQADKIDQLGQPANNASDKGYLIRQDGADGNNGSVKHGAPGKPICDLSDPRYDICEISGDARAIGVNRTVLYVPPAEERDTDGQEWAIKDQSRKQLVDIIEVNVKTLSAAQSLVAPECTSRHAVPAVVFAMNGLTSNPWHDFGDVLIPLFITTRAYDGEVQFLVTEIQSWFVDKYRLILTNLSRYDIVDFNKDAGVRCYPHITVGLRSHRDLGIDPARTPRNYTMLDFRLYIRDIFSLPPDSQGTPYKEANKKNETDGIDDGTEKQKPRLMLINRSGNRKFVNVPEISAAVQAAGFEVLVEEPSRDVRLEEFSRVVDSCDVLMGAHGAALTSFFFLRTGAAMLQVVPWGVDTAMRYFGVQAKEMMLQDVEYNIAAEESTLYEKYGKDHPMISDPESIHKQGWELTRQYFWLEQDIRINTTKFASMLHQLFQTLA comes from the exons ATGGCTGCCGACTTGccctcatcgtcgtcgtcgtcgggcGTGGCGAGAGCGCTGGCTCACCACCACCAGGCCGTGCTCGGATTCCTGCTCGGTCTCTTCGTCAGCCTCGTGCTCTACACCACGGTGTCCGGCCAGTTCCGATCCACGAGTACCATTG TAGTTCTGCAGTCCACGCAGGCCGAGCGTACCGGGCAAATTTCCATGACTTCTCCTCCTCCGGTGTCATCAGCGTCATCGCCTCCTAATAATTCTACTCAAG TGCATGATCACATAGAAAATGGGCAGACTGGCGAGGTAATCAAGACGACGGGGAAAGAAGATCTCGAAGACAAGAACGTTGCACATGCAACCGACGTGAATAACAAGACTG GTAACGCGCAAGCAGATAAAATAGACCAGTTAGGCCAGCCAGCAAATAATGCTAGTGACAAGGGATATCTCATTCGGCAAGACGGCGCCGATGGGAATAATGGAAGCGTCAAACATG GTGCTCCGGGAAAGCCCATCTGCGACTTGTCCGACCCCAGATATGACATCTGCGAGATCTCCGGCGACGCCCGTGCCATCGGTGTCAACCGTACCGTCCTATACGTCCCGCCTGCCGAAGAGCGCGACACCGACGGCCAAGAATGGGCCATCAAGGACCAGTCCCGCAAGCAACTAGTGGACATCATCGAGGTGAATGTCAAGACCCTGAGCGCCGCCCAGTCCCTAGTGGCGCCGGAGTGCACCTCCCGGCACGCTGTCCCGGCCGTCGTGTTCGCCATGAATGGGCTTACATCCAACCCATGGCATGACTTCGGCGACGTCCTTATCCCGCTCTTCATCACCACCCGTGCCTACGACGGCGAGGTCCAGTTCCTCGTCACCGAGATCCAGTCGTGGTTCGTGGACAAGTACCGCCTCATCCTGACCAACCTGTCACGCTATGACATCGTCGACTTCAACAAGGACGCTGGTGTCCGGTGCTACCCGCACATCACAGTCGGACTCCGCAGCCACCGCGATCTTGGCATCGACCCGGCCCGCACACCGCGCAACTACACAATGCTGGACTTCCGGCTGTACATCCGGGACATCTTCTCGCTCCCACCGGACAGCCAAGGAACCCCGTACAAGGAGGCCAATAAGAAGAACGAAACTGACGGCATTGACGATGGCACGGAGAAACAAAAGCCGCGGCTCATGCTCATCAACCGCAGCGGGAACAGGAAGTTCGTCAACGTTCCGGAGATCTCCGCGGCGGTGCAGGCCGCCGGGTTCGAGGTGTTGGTCGAGGAGCCGAGCCGTGACGTGAGGCTGGAGGAGTTCTCCCGGGTGGTGGACTCGTGCGACGTGCTGATGGGCGCGCACGGGGCCGCGCTGACaagcttcttcttcctccgcaccGGCGCGGCCATGCTGCAGGTGGTGCCGTGGGGCGTGGACACCGCCATGCGGTACTTCGGCGTGCAGGCCAAGGAGATGATGCTGCAGGACGTCGAGTACAACATCGCCGCCGAGGAGAGCACGCTGTATGAAAAGTACGGCAAGGACCACCCGATGATCAGTGACCCGGAGTCGATACATAAGCAGGGGTGGGAGCTGACAAGGCAGTACTTCTGGCTGGAGCAAGACATCAGAATCAACACCACCAAATTTGCGTCCATGCTACACCAGCTGTTTCAGACGCTCGCGTAA